One Antennarius striatus isolate MH-2024 chromosome 17, ASM4005453v1, whole genome shotgun sequence genomic window carries:
- the vps39 gene encoding vam6/Vps39-like protein isoform X2 has product MHDAYEPVPILEKLPLQIDCLAAWEDWLLVGTKPGHLLLYRIKKDAGTNRFEVTLEKSNKNFSKKIQQLYVVSQYKILVSLLENNIHVHDLLTFQQITVLSKAKGATLFACDLLQTSTGEERLRMCVAVKKKLQLYYWKDREFHELQGDFGAPDIPKSMAWCENSICVGFKRDYYLIRMDGRGSIKELFPTGKQLEPLVAPLADGKVAVGQDDLTVVLNEEGVCTQKCALNWTDIPIAMEHQPPYIIAVLPRVVEIRTFEPRLLVQSVELQRPRFITSAGPNVVYVASNHFVWRLVPVSISSQIRQLLQDKQFELALQLAMKDDSDGDKKQQIHHIQNLFAFNLFCQKRFDDSMQVFAKLGTDPTHVIGLYPDLLPPDYRKQLHYPNPLPSLSGAELEKAHLALIDYLTQKRNHLVKQLNDSDPSSTSPLMEGTPTIKSRKKLLQIIDTTLLKCYLHTNVALVSPLLRLENNHCHIEESEYVLKKAHKYSELIILYEKKGLHQKALQVLLDQSTKANSPLKGHERTVQYLQRLGVENMGMIFEFSPWVLKICPEDGLKIFTEDLTEVETLPRHKVLNFLREGFKELAIPYLEHIVNIWEDSDPEFHNVLIQLYLERVQGLMKQYLNSLPEGVPAVAAGKEEGDLGEFRNKLLSFLDSSTSYEPARLISDFPFDGLLEERALLLGRMGKHEQALFIYVHILKDTHMAEEYCHRHYNSLVDGNKDVYLSLLRMYLSPPDVHCLGPIKMELSEPQANLQAALHVLEVHHSKLNTTKAINLLPANTQIREIRVFLESVLEENAQRKRCNQVLKSLLQAEFLRVQEERIFHQQVKCVITEEKTCRVCKKKIGNSAFARYPNGVVVHYFCCKDRNVCPTEQ; this is encoded by the exons CCTATTTTAGAAAAACTTCCTCTTCAGATTGACTGCCTGGCGGCATGGG AGGACTGGCTGCTTGTGGGAACCAAGCCAGGACATCTTCTCCTCTACCGAATAAAGAAAGATGCAG GTACCAACCGGTTTGAGGTGACACTGGAAAAATCCAATAAGAACTTCTCAAAGAAGATTCAGCAG CTTTATGTTGTCTCGCAGTACAAAATCCTCGTCAGTCTTCTTG AGAACAATATCCACGTCCACGACCTCCTTACCTTCCAGCAGATCACTGTGTTATCCAAAGCTAAAGGAGCAACACTCTTTGCCTGTGACTTACTG CAAACCAGCACAGGAGAGGAAAGATTGAGAATGTGTGTTGCAGTGAAAAAGAAACTGCAGCTTTATTATTGGAAGGATCGAGAGTTCCATGAACTGCAG GGGGACTTTGGCGCTCCCGATATTCCAAAATCCATGGCTTGGTGTGAAAACTCCATCTGTGTTGGTTTTAAACGAGACTATTACCTTATTCGG ATGGATGGCCGTGGCTCCATCAAGGAGCTTTTCCCCACTGGGAAACAGTTGGAGCCTCTGGTTGCCCCACTGGCTGATGGGAAGGTGGCTGTCGGTCAGGATGACCTGACTGTAGTGTTAAACGAGGAGGGTGTTTGCACCCAGAAGTGTGCCCTGAACTGGACGGACATCCCTATAGCAATGg AGCACCAGCCTCCCTACATCATAGCCGTCCTCCCCCGGGTCGTAGAGATCCGCACCTTTGAGCCCAGACTCCTGGTGCAGAGCGTGGAGCTGCAAAGACCTCGGTTCATCACTTCAGCTGG gCCAAACGTTGTTTATGTTGCCAGCAACCACTTTGTGTGGCGCCTGGTGCCCGTGTCGATATCCAGCCAGATCCGGCAGCTTCTTCAGGACAAGCAGTTTGAGCTGGCTCTTCAGCTGGCG ATGAAGGATGATTCAGATGGTGATAAGAAGCAGCAGATACACCACATCCAGAATCTCTTTGCCTTCAACCTCTTTTGCCAAAAAAGATTTGATGACTCCATGCAGGTGTTTGCCAAACTTGGCACAG ACCCCACCCACGTGATCGGCCTGTATCCCGACTTGCTCCCACCCGACTACCGCAAACAGTTGCACTATCCCAACCCTCTGCCCTCGCTGTCCGGGGCGGAGCTGGAGAAGGCCCACCTGGCTCTCATTGATTACCtcacccag AAACGCAACCATCTGGTCAAGCAGCTGAACGACTCGGACCCGTCTTCGACGTCTCCGCTCATGGAGGGAACTCCTACCATCAAAAGCCGCAAGAAACTGCTGCAGATCATCGACACCACCCTGCTGAAATGTTACCTGCAT ACCAACGTGGCTCTGGTGTCCCCCCTCCTCCGCCTGGAAAACAACCACTGCCACATTGAGGAGAGCGAGTACGTCCTGAAGAAGGCCCACAAGTACAGCGAGCTCATCATCCTCTATGAGAAGAAGGGTCTGCATCAGAAGG ccCTGCAGGTGCTGCTGGATCAGTCCACCAAAGCCAACTCTCCGCTGAAGGGCCACGAGCGAACAGTGCAGTACCTCCAACGACTGG GGGTGGAGAATATGGGAATGATCTTTGAGTTTTCTCCGTGGGTGTTAAAGATCTGCCCTGAGGATGGCCTGAAG ATCTTTACAGAGGATCTGACAGAAGTGGAGACGTTGCCCCGACACAAGGTGCTCAACTTCCTGAGGGAAGGCTTTAAGGAACTCGCCATCCCATATTTGGAGCACATCGTTAACATTTGGGAAGACAGTGACCCGGAATTTCACAACGTGTTGATCCAGCTGTACCTGGAGAGAGTTCAGGGCCTCATGAAGCAGTACCTCAACTCACTGCCGGAAG GAGTTCCAGCTGTCGCCGCcgggaaggaggagggagatcTGGGCGAGTTCAGGAACAAGCTGCTGTCTTTCCTGGATTCCTCCACCAGCTACGAACCAGCCAGGCTCATCAGTGACTTCCCGTTTGACG GCCTCCTGGAGGAGCGAGCGCTGCTTCTGGGACGGATGGGTAAACACGAGCAGGCGCTCTTCATCTATGTTCACATCCTGAAGGACACCCACATGGCTGAAGA ATACTGTCACCGACATTACAACAGTTTAGTCGATGGGAACAAAGAC GTGTATTTGTCTTTGCTGCGGATGTACCTGTCCCCTCCTGACGTCCACTGTCTTGGGCCCATCAAGATGGAGCTGTCGGAGCCTCAGGCCAACCTGCAGGCGGCCCTGCACGTCCTGGAGGTTCACCACAGCAAACTCAACACCACCAAG GCCATCAATCTCCTCCCAGCCAACACTCAGATCCGAGAGATCCGCGTCTTCCTGGAAAGCGTCCTGGAGGAGAACGCCCAGAGGAAACGCTGCAACCAGGTGCTGAAGAGTCTGCTACAGGCCGAGTTCCTGCGG GTGCAGGAGGAGCGGATCTTCCACCAGCAGGTTAAATGTGTCATCACGGAGGAGAAGACCTGCAGAGTGTGTAAGAAGAAAATAGGGAACAG tGCGTTTGCCAGGTATCCCAACGGCGTGGTGGTGCATTACTTCTGCTGCAAAGACCGTAACGTGTGTCCTACGGAGCAGTAA
- the vps39 gene encoding vam6/Vps39-like protein isoform X1, whose protein sequence is MHDAYEPVPILEKLPLQIDCLAAWEDWLLVGTKPGHLLLYRIKKDAGTNRFEVTLEKSNKNFSKKIQQLYVVSQYKILVSLLENNIHVHDLLTFQQITVLSKAKGATLFACDLLQTSTGEERLRMCVAVKKKLQLYYWKDREFHELQGDFGAPDIPKSMAWCENSICVGFKRDYYLIRMDGRGSIKELFPTGKQLEPLVAPLADGKVAVGQDDLTVVLNEEGVCTQKCALNWTDIPIAMEHQPPYIIAVLPRVVEIRTFEPRLLVQSVELQRPRFITSAGPNVVYVASNHFVWRLVPVSISSQIRQLLQDKQFELALQLAKMKDDSDGDKKQQIHHIQNLFAFNLFCQKRFDDSMQVFAKLGTDPTHVIGLYPDLLPPDYRKQLHYPNPLPSLSGAELEKAHLALIDYLTQKRNHLVKQLNDSDPSSTSPLMEGTPTIKSRKKLLQIIDTTLLKCYLHTNVALVSPLLRLENNHCHIEESEYVLKKAHKYSELIILYEKKGLHQKALQVLLDQSTKANSPLKGHERTVQYLQRLGVENMGMIFEFSPWVLKICPEDGLKIFTEDLTEVETLPRHKVLNFLREGFKELAIPYLEHIVNIWEDSDPEFHNVLIQLYLERVQGLMKQYLNSLPEGVPAVAAGKEEGDLGEFRNKLLSFLDSSTSYEPARLISDFPFDGLLEERALLLGRMGKHEQALFIYVHILKDTHMAEEYCHRHYNSLVDGNKDVYLSLLRMYLSPPDVHCLGPIKMELSEPQANLQAALHVLEVHHSKLNTTKAINLLPANTQIREIRVFLESVLEENAQRKRCNQVLKSLLQAEFLRVQEERIFHQQVKCVITEEKTCRVCKKKIGNSAFARYPNGVVVHYFCCKDRNVCPTEQ, encoded by the exons CCTATTTTAGAAAAACTTCCTCTTCAGATTGACTGCCTGGCGGCATGGG AGGACTGGCTGCTTGTGGGAACCAAGCCAGGACATCTTCTCCTCTACCGAATAAAGAAAGATGCAG GTACCAACCGGTTTGAGGTGACACTGGAAAAATCCAATAAGAACTTCTCAAAGAAGATTCAGCAG CTTTATGTTGTCTCGCAGTACAAAATCCTCGTCAGTCTTCTTG AGAACAATATCCACGTCCACGACCTCCTTACCTTCCAGCAGATCACTGTGTTATCCAAAGCTAAAGGAGCAACACTCTTTGCCTGTGACTTACTG CAAACCAGCACAGGAGAGGAAAGATTGAGAATGTGTGTTGCAGTGAAAAAGAAACTGCAGCTTTATTATTGGAAGGATCGAGAGTTCCATGAACTGCAG GGGGACTTTGGCGCTCCCGATATTCCAAAATCCATGGCTTGGTGTGAAAACTCCATCTGTGTTGGTTTTAAACGAGACTATTACCTTATTCGG ATGGATGGCCGTGGCTCCATCAAGGAGCTTTTCCCCACTGGGAAACAGTTGGAGCCTCTGGTTGCCCCACTGGCTGATGGGAAGGTGGCTGTCGGTCAGGATGACCTGACTGTAGTGTTAAACGAGGAGGGTGTTTGCACCCAGAAGTGTGCCCTGAACTGGACGGACATCCCTATAGCAATGg AGCACCAGCCTCCCTACATCATAGCCGTCCTCCCCCGGGTCGTAGAGATCCGCACCTTTGAGCCCAGACTCCTGGTGCAGAGCGTGGAGCTGCAAAGACCTCGGTTCATCACTTCAGCTGG gCCAAACGTTGTTTATGTTGCCAGCAACCACTTTGTGTGGCGCCTGGTGCCCGTGTCGATATCCAGCCAGATCCGGCAGCTTCTTCAGGACAAGCAGTTTGAGCTGGCTCTTCAGCTGGCG AAGATGAAGGATGATTCAGATGGTGATAAGAAGCAGCAGATACACCACATCCAGAATCTCTTTGCCTTCAACCTCTTTTGCCAAAAAAGATTTGATGACTCCATGCAGGTGTTTGCCAAACTTGGCACAG ACCCCACCCACGTGATCGGCCTGTATCCCGACTTGCTCCCACCCGACTACCGCAAACAGTTGCACTATCCCAACCCTCTGCCCTCGCTGTCCGGGGCGGAGCTGGAGAAGGCCCACCTGGCTCTCATTGATTACCtcacccag AAACGCAACCATCTGGTCAAGCAGCTGAACGACTCGGACCCGTCTTCGACGTCTCCGCTCATGGAGGGAACTCCTACCATCAAAAGCCGCAAGAAACTGCTGCAGATCATCGACACCACCCTGCTGAAATGTTACCTGCAT ACCAACGTGGCTCTGGTGTCCCCCCTCCTCCGCCTGGAAAACAACCACTGCCACATTGAGGAGAGCGAGTACGTCCTGAAGAAGGCCCACAAGTACAGCGAGCTCATCATCCTCTATGAGAAGAAGGGTCTGCATCAGAAGG ccCTGCAGGTGCTGCTGGATCAGTCCACCAAAGCCAACTCTCCGCTGAAGGGCCACGAGCGAACAGTGCAGTACCTCCAACGACTGG GGGTGGAGAATATGGGAATGATCTTTGAGTTTTCTCCGTGGGTGTTAAAGATCTGCCCTGAGGATGGCCTGAAG ATCTTTACAGAGGATCTGACAGAAGTGGAGACGTTGCCCCGACACAAGGTGCTCAACTTCCTGAGGGAAGGCTTTAAGGAACTCGCCATCCCATATTTGGAGCACATCGTTAACATTTGGGAAGACAGTGACCCGGAATTTCACAACGTGTTGATCCAGCTGTACCTGGAGAGAGTTCAGGGCCTCATGAAGCAGTACCTCAACTCACTGCCGGAAG GAGTTCCAGCTGTCGCCGCcgggaaggaggagggagatcTGGGCGAGTTCAGGAACAAGCTGCTGTCTTTCCTGGATTCCTCCACCAGCTACGAACCAGCCAGGCTCATCAGTGACTTCCCGTTTGACG GCCTCCTGGAGGAGCGAGCGCTGCTTCTGGGACGGATGGGTAAACACGAGCAGGCGCTCTTCATCTATGTTCACATCCTGAAGGACACCCACATGGCTGAAGA ATACTGTCACCGACATTACAACAGTTTAGTCGATGGGAACAAAGAC GTGTATTTGTCTTTGCTGCGGATGTACCTGTCCCCTCCTGACGTCCACTGTCTTGGGCCCATCAAGATGGAGCTGTCGGAGCCTCAGGCCAACCTGCAGGCGGCCCTGCACGTCCTGGAGGTTCACCACAGCAAACTCAACACCACCAAG GCCATCAATCTCCTCCCAGCCAACACTCAGATCCGAGAGATCCGCGTCTTCCTGGAAAGCGTCCTGGAGGAGAACGCCCAGAGGAAACGCTGCAACCAGGTGCTGAAGAGTCTGCTACAGGCCGAGTTCCTGCGG GTGCAGGAGGAGCGGATCTTCCACCAGCAGGTTAAATGTGTCATCACGGAGGAGAAGACCTGCAGAGTGTGTAAGAAGAAAATAGGGAACAG tGCGTTTGCCAGGTATCCCAACGGCGTGGTGGTGCATTACTTCTGCTGCAAAGACCGTAACGTGTGTCCTACGGAGCAGTAA